CTGCTAATTTTTTCAAATCTATATCTTCAGCGAAATGTTCATTTATATATTTTATAGAATCAGGAATATTTTCATTTGTAATAAAGTCATAACAATAGAGGAATAGGTTAGTAATGGAACTAGAACTTTTCTTATTGTTAGCCTCATTTAGGAATAAATATCTTATAGCTTTCCACTTATCATCAAATAGGATTTCCTTTCCACCTATCAGCTTTTTTATATCGGATTTTTTAATTATATTAGTAGAAATATCTAAAACTAAGAACTCGTTACCTTTATCAGCACTAAAGGTATGTTTACAATCTGGAGGAAGAAAGAATAAGTGTTCATCTTTTAATGTTAGTTTTTTATGATCGGTTTCTATATAAAGAATTCCGTGAATGGGTAAAATTAATTGCGCATATGAATGAGCATGTGTATTAAGTTTACGATCATATATTCTACGTTCACATATTACACTGTTCAATAGTATTCACTTCTTTCTCTTATATACAATAGCTCAAATTTGCGTGTTAAAGTTATTATAGCATAAATGTAGGATTGTTTATTAAGAAATCTACATTATATCTTTATTATTTAAACCATATATCACATGTGATGGCTAATATTTTAGTTTATACGTAGTGGTGCTAGTATAAAAATGTAGACACAAAAATTGGAACAATATAAAATAAAAGAAAAGGAGTGTCTACAAATATGTTAAATAAGTCCAAAAGATACACAGAAGATTTTAAAAATACAATAGTAGAACTTTATAAATCAGGTAAATCTTTAAGTGAATTAAATAGCGAATATGGCACATCTAAATCAACAATAAATCATGGGTTAAAAATCAACACCTATACAGATAGATAATAACAAAACTATTACGACAGCTGATTATCAGGCATTGATGAAAAAGATGACCAGGTTGGAAGAAGAAAATGATATATTAAAAAAGCTATGGCCATATTTGCAAAGAAAAATTAAATATATTATATAAGTTTATTAAAAATAACAAAAATAATTATGGTATTAAGTTAATGTGTGAGGTTTTTAATGTATCAAGAAGTTCTTTTTATAAAAATTCCAGGCGCAGCCAGAGTACATGAAGTATTCAAAATAAACAGATTAAATCCTCTATTCTAGATATTTATAGAAGTAGTAAGGGACGTTATGGTGCAATAAAAATAAATTATAAGTTAAGGTAACTTGGAGGTGTAACAAATGGATTCAGTGAAATATAATCAATATTTAAGATGCGTTAAATTATGTAGAGAAAAAATACATTCATTTTCTAAATATCCATATTGCTTATCAGCCGTAAAGGATTTATCTATGTTGGAATTTCATCCAAAAGTAACATATATAGTAGGAGAAAATGGTACGGGTAAATCAACAATACTTGAGGCTATTGCGGTGGCATATGGATTTAACCCAGAAGGTGGAACAAGAAATTTTAACTTTTCAACAAAAGATACTCATTCAGATTTATATAGGAATCTTAAATTAGTTAAAGGGGTCAAAAGACCTAATGATGGTTTTTTCTTGAGAGCAGAAAGCTTTTATAATGTAGCAACAAATATAGATGAGATAGATGCTTCTAGTTCATATGGAGGTATTTCACTACATTTACAATCTCATGGGGAATCTTTTTTATCAGTTATTGGGAATAGATTTAGTGGAAATGGTTTATATATTTTAGACGAACCAGAAGCAGCATTGTCACCTTCAAAACAAATGTCCCTGATTGTTATAATGAATAAATTAATACAGAAGAAGTCTCAATTTATAATAGCTACTCATTCTCCTATAATAATGTCTTATCCAGATTCAATAATTTATGAATTAAGTGATGGAATAAAAGAAGTGAAGTACAAGGATACTGAACATTATAAGATTACAAAAGCCTTTCTTGATAGACCTGAAAAAATGTTAGAGATGCTTTTATTTGAAGAATAATAAGTTAAAATGTATGAACGTAAATCAATTAATTTTATGTAAAAGTTAGAAAATACGAAGTAAATAACATATACTTAAAATAAAATATAAAGGAGATAGAGGTATGACAGAATTCTGGGAATCAAGTTTTATAGAAAATCAAATGATGTGGGGATTTGAACCTTCAGACTCCGCAATCTTAACAAAGGACTTTTTCCTTGAAAAGAATATTAAGGACATATTGATACCAGGTATTGGATATGGCAGAAATGCAAAGGTTTTTATTGACAACGAAATAAATGTAACGGGTATTGAGATTTCAAAAACAGCCGTTGATTTGGCGAGGCAAAATGGGCTTAATATTAGTATTTTTCATGGTTCAGTAACTGATATGCCTTTTGATAACAAACTTTATGACGGTATATTTTGTTATGCACTTATTCACTTATTGAATAATCATGAGAGAGATAAGTTTATTAAAGATTGCTATAATCAGTTAAAGCCAAACGGATATATGATTTTTACTACTATTTCAAAAGAAGCCCCAATGTTTGGAAAAGGCAAACAACTGGGTAAAGACTATTTCGAGATAATGGAAGGGATAAAAATGTTTTTTTATAATTCTGACTCGATAAAACAGGAATTCGGAAAATATGGACTGATAGAATTTTCGGAAATTGTTGAGCCACATAAGAATGTGGAAAATAAACCTCCATTTAAATTTATAATGGTAAGATGTCAAAAAGAACTATAATTACAATTATATAAAAAATAGTGAATTATTAAATAATATGATAATTTTAAAAATACATGCAGGTGTAAATAATTACGAGTTTTATAGATAATTATTATAAAGGGAGAAAGTCAAGAATGAGTATTTATGTTGAGACTGAAAGACTTATATTGAGACAATTTACTGCAGATGATGTGGAGGAATTACATCATATTTGCAGTCAGCCTTATATATTAAAATGGATGTCTGATTGGAAAAGAACAAAAGAAGAGAGAAAAGAATGGGTAATCTGGATTCAAGAGTATTACACCAAATCAACAAAATATATTGCAAGAATAATGCTTGCAGTTACCCTAAAAGCAAGTAAAGAACTTATAGGTATGGTGGATATTGGAAATAAGGAGGAGGTTAATAATGAAATAGAAATAGCATATTTTATTTCCGAATATCATAGTAATAATGGGTACATAACTGAGGCTTCAAAGGCAATAATAGAATGGGCATTTAATAACTTAAAACTTAGGTATCTAATAGCTATTATTGAACCTGATAATATAGGATCCCAAAGAGTAGTCGAAAAATGTGGATTTACTAAGCTTGATATTAAAATGATTTCAAATAGTAGAGATACAGAAGAAAAGCCATTTTATTATTATCGAATATATAATAAATGAATTAATTTTGGTTTTATAGAATAACTGTTAATAATGGGGGAGCGGTGGAAATGAGAATACCAATTTATCAGATTGATGCATTCACAAAGGAGGAATTTAAAGGGAATCCGGCAGCAGTATGCCCATTAGAAAAGTGGATTGAAGATGGTTTAATGCAAAAGATTGCTAAAGAAAATAATTTATCTGAAACTGCTTTTTTTACAAAAAAGGATGATATGTATGAGTTGAGATGGTTTACCCCAGAAGAAGAGATTGACCTATGTGGGCATGCCACATTAGCAGCTGCTTACACTATATTTGAGTATTTAAATAAAAATTCAAATGAGATAAGTTTTAATACAAAGAGTGGAATTTTGAAGGTACTAAAAAAAGATAAGTTGATTACAATGATATTCCCATCAAGAGAAGGAGAAAAAAGTGAAATACCAGAAGAATTAATAAGAGGACTAGGAAAAAAACCTAAAGAAGTATATAGGTCTAGAGACTACATGGCAGTGTTCGAAAAAGAAGAAGATATAAAAAGTCTTAGATTAAATATGGAGGAATTAAAGAAACTAGATGTATTTGGAATAATAGTAACGGCTAAAGGTAATGAAGTAGATTTTGTATCAAGATATTTTGCCCCAAAGTCAGGAATAAATGAAGATCCTGTGACAGGTTCAGCACATTGTATATTAGTTCCGTATTGGAAGAGGATTTTAAATAAGAATGAATTCGTAGCATATCAGTTATCTGATAGAGGAGGGAAATTATATTGCACTGATAAAGGAGAAAATATAGAAATATCAGGTCAAGCTATTTCTTATTTGGAAGGTTATATAAATGTATAAAACTATTTTATTGATTT
This window of the Clostridium kluyveri DSM 555 genome carries:
- a CDS encoding helix-turn-helix domain-containing protein, with translation MNSVICERRIYDRKLNTHAHSYAQLILPIHGILYIETDHKKLTLKDEHLFFLPPDCKHTFSADKGNEFLVLDISTNIIKKSDIKKLIGGKEILFDDKWKAIRYLFLNEANNKKSSSSITNLFLYCYDFITNENIPDSIKYINEHFAEDIDLKKLAVIEHYNISYYTEWFKNKMKVSPVDYIQNLRVRKAKELLLNSNLSILQISQMVGYDYNSSFTRVFKYLEKVAPSEFRKKSKNRLKTN
- a CDS encoding transposase, with the translated sequence MLNKSKRYTEDFKNTIVELYKSGKSLSELNSEYGTSKSTINHGLKINTYTDR
- a CDS encoding AAA family ATPase; amino-acid sequence: MDSVKYNQYLRCVKLCREKIHSFSKYPYCLSAVKDLSMLEFHPKVTYIVGENGTGKSTILEAIAVAYGFNPEGGTRNFNFSTKDTHSDLYRNLKLVKGVKRPNDGFFLRAESFYNVATNIDEIDASSSYGGISLHLQSHGESFLSVIGNRFSGNGLYILDEPEAALSPSKQMSLIVIMNKLIQKKSQFIIATHSPIIMSYPDSIIYELSDGIKEVKYKDTEHYKITKAFLDRPEKMLEMLLFEE
- a CDS encoding class I SAM-dependent methyltransferase; the encoded protein is MTEFWESSFIENQMMWGFEPSDSAILTKDFFLEKNIKDILIPGIGYGRNAKVFIDNEINVTGIEISKTAVDLARQNGLNISIFHGSVTDMPFDNKLYDGIFCYALIHLLNNHERDKFIKDCYNQLKPNGYMIFTTISKEAPMFGKGKQLGKDYFEIMEGIKMFFYNSDSIKQEFGKYGLIEFSEIVEPHKNVENKPPFKFIMVRCQKEL
- a CDS encoding GNAT family N-acetyltransferase; translated protein: MSIYVETERLILRQFTADDVEELHHICSQPYILKWMSDWKRTKEERKEWVIWIQEYYTKSTKYIARIMLAVTLKASKELIGMVDIGNKEEVNNEIEIAYFISEYHSNNGYITEASKAIIEWAFNNLKLRYLIAIIEPDNIGSQRVVEKCGFTKLDIKMISNSRDTEEKPFYYYRIYNK
- a CDS encoding PhzF family phenazine biosynthesis protein gives rise to the protein MRIPIYQIDAFTKEEFKGNPAAVCPLEKWIEDGLMQKIAKENNLSETAFFTKKDDMYELRWFTPEEEIDLCGHATLAAAYTIFEYLNKNSNEISFNTKSGILKVLKKDKLITMIFPSREGEKSEIPEELIRGLGKKPKEVYRSRDYMAVFEKEEDIKSLRLNMEELKKLDVFGIIVTAKGNEVDFVSRYFAPKSGINEDPVTGSAHCILVPYWKRILNKNEFVAYQLSDRGGKLYCTDKGENIEISGQAISYLEGYINV